In Hippocampus zosterae strain Florida chromosome 21, ASM2543408v3, whole genome shotgun sequence, the genomic window CTGAGTAAGTTCCATTGTCATAGTCTTGCTGCTTTTGTCCACCAGGGGGCAACCTGGCACCACTCCATCCACAAACCCACCGGGAATTTAGTGAAGTAGAGCCGCTTGAACAGATCCGAGTTCTGCCACAGGGAGGAAGCGGCACCGGGGGGCAAAGGTAACCTGCACACAGTACGCAAGAAATCCATGACAACGGGTCAATCTCAATCGTTCGTCAATCTCATCCTTTGCCGATTTCCTTTCTCACATCCTACTTGGTGATGGCGCTTACCTTACCACAATGTTTCCCAGAGTTCCCGGCTTCACCTGTCGCATGTGGTTGTCGATCACCGTCACTTCAAAAATGAAGACGGTGTTTATTTTCGAcgtacatttctttttcttgtggtCAGGGTTTGAATCGTACCGTCGTAGCCTGGCACGGGTTTACCGGCCTGGCCTGCGGGGGGCGTCAGTGAGTTGCCCAGGCCGATGCACGTGGATGTGATGGGAGAGCCCGTCtctgaaacaaataataatcctcATCATTTGGACATGGCTCCTATGTGCTCCCATTTTGCCTTCTTGAAGTCCTGCTTTCTCTTTGCCCCACGCTTCAATGCTGCGTTGTTGTCATTGAGGGGCCATTTTATTTGGCAACGCAATGAAGGCGGGCGGACCCGCACGCCTGTTGCCCATCAAAGGTCCGAGAACAGCTGGGAAACGCACATGTGTTGCCCGGCAACACCGATGACATCAGCGGCCACCTGCGCCTCCAAAAATAGCGCGCGGATTAGCTTTCAAAATGGCAGAACGGCAAGTGTGGCAAAATGGTGACACACAGATATGAATGACAGGCTTTTCTATAAAACGGAGAAAAACATCGGCCGAAATCAAAAAGTGTTTAGGATGAGCGCAATCGTGAGTTtgaagttgttgttttattagattttttttttacccgtctGCCACCAGTGATCCAGCACAGGCGTCCCGAAGCTTCTCTTGGCCCATTCCAGCGTCTCCACGTCGCAGCGCTCCCCGGCCAAGAAGACGGCGCGCAGCCTGGGAGGACAACCCCGTCAATCGCAGCGTCCCGGGCGGATGTGAGGGCGGCGCGGGAGATTTTCGCCCGCTACCTGGGCAGAGGGTAGGCCGCCCCGCTTCGGGCTCCGGGGTCCTGCTGGCGGATGGCCCGCACGGCAGTGGGCGCGGTGAACATGGCGGCGGCGCCGTGCTCGGCGAGGACGCGGAAGAAGGCGCCGGGATCCGGGGTCCCCACGGGCTTGCCCTCGTAGAGGACGCTGCTGTTTCCGTGCAGGAGCGGGCCGTAGCAGATGTACGAGTGGCCCACCACCCAGCCCAGGTCCGACGCCGCCCACCAAACCTGCCGCCGCAGGTTAGCCGACACGCTAACACATGCGCAAAATAAGCTAACGTGCACACTTACTTCGCCGGGCTGAAGTCCGTAAATGTTGGACATGGTCCACTTCAGCATCACGGCGCACCCACCGGTGTCCCTCACCACACCCTGAGCGGCAAAAACAATTATTGCATCAGTGGCTTCCGTCATttccaaaatgacatttgatttgcAACAATAATATTCCGCAAATAACGCGCGATTTGATTTTTAGGggtttttaaaatcacaaattgACTTTTGCTAAGTATGTGGTTTATTTTACACAAACTCCAGTTTAGACACCTTGGGCGTTCCGGTGGTGCCGGACGTGTACAGGATGTAGAGCGGGTGGTCCGAGGGGACGGGGACGCAATCGTGGGGCCGCGCGACCGCCATCTCCTCATCCCAGTCCAGAGACGAGTCGCCGCTCGCCGACACTTTCTCCTGCAAGGACGCAAACGCCGCGTGCGTCAAGAGTCACATTTTCATCGGAAATTCCAGGCGCAGGGCATATCTCGGTCTTCCAAAAGTTCCTCACCATGTTGTCTCTGCAGTAGACGAGTACTTTGGACGGCCTGTGAGAGCTGAGTTCCAAGGCCTTTTCCACCAGTGGCACGTAGGCCACCCGGCGGCTCGGCTCGATCCCAAACGAGGCGGTCACGatcattttgggctgaaaaaaatatatatactgtatatatatatatatatttggcttCTTCCAATTCCACTTGCGCCTACGTTACACGTTATTGACATCCGCAACCGGCTCATTGGATGACAAGGCCCGTGTTGACATTTAACCCGGCGACGTTGCCGTCTCACCTTGGCGTGATCGATGCGCACCGCCAGCTCTTTGGAAGCAAAGCCGCCAAAGATCAGGCTgtgcggagcgccgatgcgggcGCACGCCAACATGGCAAACATGGCCTGGGGCACCATGGGCATGTAGATGACCACCAGGTCGCCTTTGCCAACCCCGTTCTTCACCAGAACCCCGGCGAGCCGTGACACCTGAggcaaaatacaaatatttaaaaaaaaaatcacacacaaaaatccaaGATTTGATCCATGAAATTGAATGACTTCATTCCCGACATTATAATTTCATTGGCGCTTGACTTGGCTATcgtctttttcaaaaaatactTCATTATTGACTGTGGTGGATGGATTGCATAGTTTGAAACGCAAGTTTACCTGGTCCTGGAGTTCTCGGTAGGTGATGATACACTTGGTGCTGGTCACGGGGCTGTCGTAGATGATGGCCGCCTGCTCGCCGCGGCCGCCTTCCACGTGACGATCCACGGCGTTGTAACACATGTTTAACTTGCCACCCACAAACCTCGCAGACAGAAATGAAATACGGACGGGCACGACAGAAGAAATTCTATTTAGAAATCCTAAATCCTGAACTAGTTAGTTTTGTTAATTAACTATTTGGTGAGCTATTGCATGCAAAACAAGTTGGCGCCCCTTAGTGgatcgtttttgttttgctcttcaCCCTTTTGTTTTGATTCGTTTGTTGTTGTGATTTCGTGGGTCGTTTTTCTACTAACCCCACGGGACGTTTTGCGTTTGCTTTACATTTTGACAACAGGCCCTTCCTTTCCTATGCGAAAAGGAAGACAATTTAAACCTCACACCCTGTTTTGCACTCAAAATCGAGCTTTACAAGCAGACGTGTTATTGTCATGGGCTAGTGGTGCGTTCACGTTCCAATTCCAAGAGTcgttttttccttaaaaaaaaaaaacctaccagTTGGGGAACACCGGGTCTTCCACGTGCAAAGTTTTGCTCCATGGTTCGAACCAGCGTATGTCCTGACCCACTTCAGCCCAGTACTGCTCCGGTCGGTCCCGGGCCGCCGCGAAGGCTCGGCCGTAGCGTTCCGCCGCCGCCTGGCGTGAATCGCCCGCGCAGCCGCGTTGCAAAGTCGATGTTTTCCCATAAACGCAAACGCCCCACAGGCGACTCCCAAGGCTGCTGCTCCTCGTGCACACTTTCGAGATTTGCGCGTGCATGCTTGCTGCTGCTTCCGCTGAAAACTTTTGAAAACTTTTGCACAATTTTCGCTCGctcacaaacacgcacgcgaatacgcacgcacgcaaacgcTTCCGGTGACGTCAGAGGCCACCTGGAGTGTCCAACTCCTCCAACTTGCATCCTTGAGAATGCGAACTTTGAATCGGTCTCGTGACCACGCCTCTGACCGCGCCTGTTCAACTTTCGTCATGACTATGTAATGTATCAAAAGTGCATTCGGTTACAGGCTTAAAGAGGGGTGGGCCAACTTGTACtcagatttgatttattttagacTTAACTAAGAGTAAATGTTTGCGATtaagagtgtgaatggttgtcgtttatttccgtgtgccctgtggttggctggcaacgagttcagggCATCCCTCACCGACTGCACAAAGACGGcggggaaaggctccagcatgcccgtgacccttgtgaggagtagaatttttttaggtggtgtaaaaagtttgagaaccactaaaTTTGGTTTTTGAAAGGACGAAATATGTCCTTCCTAAGACATTTTTGAGAACCTGCCACGCAAAGCCTTCACGTCCATGCACCACGCACTCCCATCCACTAGAGGgcactgtgattttattttatttcaaatttctaagcattttaaacatttttttcccttattgttttttgttgtgtttatagATTTGATTATACAGTACATTCGTTTATCAATTGTCATGTGACCAACCAACgtatgatttgtgtgtgtgcagggggcaggggggtccAGAGGGATGGTGGAAATTCCACGTCAGATGTAAATCCTGATGAGCAACAAGTGACAACCTTGAGACATTCTCCAGGAATTGATTTTTGTACACTTCTTTTGGTTTCTGTGCAAACGATAAGcgattttcaaaaatgtcaacctTTTTCTCCCAAAGTCGACCTTGTTCAAAGAAatcgaagaagaagaaatctCGAGATGATTTGATTGGGCGCTTCTATAAAGCCagcgagagttttttttttcctgtgtgtaAAGATGTCAACATGAGAATTAATCCCAAAGAGCTTAAATTGATGACTGATGGGAGGATGCAGGGTGGacggatggacggatgaagggagaatggctggctggctggattAGGTACGAGTTAAGCTTGTGCCACGTGAGGTGGTGGTCCACATGTGATGAAGCTGTGCATGCATGTGGGGCAATCGTTGACGTCCCGTGCAGCGTTCGATCAATAATGCAATAATGCACGTTAAGTTACAACTCACAAAGTTCAAAGAAAAGCCACAAGCATTTGATGCGAAGATTcttttcaatgtttgttttctctcttttttttgtcggtCTGATGCGATgagaataaatattttatatgtGTTGTAAATGCGGTTGAGTGACAATGGTCCAATTTTTTTAGGAGGTCATTTTTTGTAACTATTAGCttgattttgtggcattttacgCTATAAAtttgatttctctctctctctctctctctctccctctctctctctctctctctctctctagagcTGCTGCAGCCTGCTTTCCTGCTTTCCTGCCCGGCTGCCTGCCTCCATCCAGCGCTCGCTCTCCGGCTCTGCTCCTCCACTCCACCTTTTCCCGTCCTCCAGCCATGGCGACGGTGCTCCAACAGCCGCTCACTCTGGATCGAGGTGAGGAGCTTGTTCCTCGTCGACGCGACCACCTCTCGGCGTCATGTCATTTTGATGCGACGGATCGCGGTGCCGTTGCGATCTGTACGCCGACAACGTCGTTGATTCCGACGCTCCATCCAAATGTTGTATTCACGTGCTGGCATGGGCGATGGTGCGTTCACGTGCTTCGACGCGACGACGCGTATTATTTTGACGGTGGCGCCGTCGTTGTTATGATTAATCGCGTCTATTTTgtaacgcgcgcgcgcgcctatGCCAGCcaggcgtgcgcgtgtgtgctttTACTTTAATACGCTTGATATTGATTTGTGTTACATTTTGTGTGCTGCACTGTTAGCAGTGCCTAATAATTTGAATAGCGATATTCAGAACAGCTGTCAATACGATATTGATGCCAATAATAAACATGCTGTTGATTTACTGGCACTGAAATTAATTATTATGTAGCTCTATTTgcttatgtctttttttttttaaaagacgctCACTCAAATATGATGTTGGCGGAAAGAAGATTCCGCGCACCAATCCCGACAGGCATTGgctataaatacatttatgaTTCCTCCTTCTCATTTTGCAACACGTCATTCACATGGAAGAAGTTCCCGCTGCGTGATGAATGCTTTTGTTCGGGTTTCGacatgtttgagaaaaaaactcCTGAATAGTTGACATCATGTGGTGCGCCGGGAATTGCCGACTGTCTGAGTGAGCACAGGGATCTTTCACCTGTGGGTGGTGcgcacggtatgtcatttttaGCTCAATAATAAAACTTGTAAGACTGCGCATGATGCCTTTATTGGCAATAAACAGGCGACCTGAGATGCCAacgcccccccatcccccccacccgcacATGTGCCCACAGccttaaaaatgtttgtcactAATAAAGGCATCAGGTTTAATCATACAAGCATTATTACTGATTCATTTCCTGCACACCCCCATCAAATATCAGTTTATAACTAATACATGCTAATATTGTTCTATTTGGAGTTTTAAAAGGGACCTTTCTTGCGCAAGCCTCGAGTTTTGGCCAGGTGCTGTGTAGCAGCGGAGTAAGCGGATGTGGTCCCGGATCCACCATGGCGCTTCCTGTTATAGTTCTGAAGGAAATGATTTTCCCAATGATGTCATGGGCTTGAGGCGGTCCTCTGGGCTCTTTCCTCAGCCTCTGGCTGCTTTGTGTGCTGGCGCCGTCCGTGTTTCGTGCCTCTCGCATCCGCCGCACTGACCCACTTGTACATAATAGCGAGCGGAGGGCAATTACACTGTCATGTTTTCTCCCTGGCCACAAACTCTCAAAGAGAAGAGGAACAAGCACTGTGCGAAGAATCAATTCATCAAGCCTATGTAGGCGTCGCCCCGAAAATCGACCGAATTGTGTTGAGGAAAGCATAATGTCAAACTCACTCGGATTCCAGTGAAAAGAGCACGATTAATATTGCTGCAGCTGTCCGTCGAGGTGACCAACCCGTCGGGTCTGAATTAATTGGGCTGCCATCTGGTGGAGGCCATTCTTCAACACAACATAAGCCCAATTAGCCAAAGAGTAAAGGTCAAAGGGCAAAATTTGCCATATTTTCTTCACGGTGACTATTCCCTCTTTGGCCGCCGTCAGACAAACGCGCAACATAAGCTCATTGCTACAAACATGACAGCCATCCCACCAAATTCAATTAATCATGCCCGTCGAGGTAGGCTAGTCATGTGCCTCTCGCTCTGTTTTTGCCGAGCAGATGTGGCCAGGGCCATTGAGCTTCTGGAGAAGCTTCAGGAGTCGGCCGACGTTCCCGGTTACAAGCTGCAGTCGCTGAAGAAGGTGCTCCAGAGCGAGTTCTGCACCGCCATCCGCGAAGTGAGTACCCGATATCACCTGCGGGTGCGGCCGGCAGCGTCGTCACCCTCGTACAAGGAATCCCGCGTGCGTCTCTCTTTGCAGGTGTACCAATACATGCATGAAACCATCACCGTCAACGGCTGCCCCGAGTACCAGGCCAGAGCCACGGCCAAGGTAAGAACAGACACCATGCAGTCGGAAGTCATTCGCGCCGCTGCCAAGTGTTTGATCTCTGCAAAAAGGGCCTCCGGTGTTTTTCAACTGCCAGATCGCTTCGTCTCGCCTCGATGAAGTCGGCTGAAGGTCGACGCGTCGCTTTTTGATTCCGTAGCGGGAAAAGATGAACATAATCGGCTAATATGTGGACAAAAGGATTGGCCCACGCCCCTTCATATCGTTTATCACGACTAATCGGCGTCTCCTCTGGACCCAGGCCACGGTTGCCGCCTTTGCCGCCAGCGAGGGCCACTCGCACCCGCGGGTGGTGGAGCTTCCGAAGACGGAGGAAGGGCTGGGCTTCAATGTGATGGGCGGCAAGGAGCAGAACTCGCCCATCTACATCTCGCGCATCATTCCCGGCGGGGTGGCCGAGCGCCACGGCAGTCTTAAGCGAGGCGATCAGCTCTTGTCCGTCAACGGGGTGGTGCGTATCGTCGAGAAAAGTACACACAAAATGGAAGATGGAGTCCTGATAAAAGTACAAAACGGGAAGCCTGCCATTTTGCTCATCCCGTTTTGGGCATGTTTGCAGAGCGTGGAGGGCGAGCACCATGAGAAGGCGGTGGAGCTGCTAAAGGCAGCCAAGGACAGCGTCAAGCTGGTGGTGCGCTACACGCCCAAGGTGCTGGAGGAGATGGAGGCGCGCTTCGAGAAGCTGCGCACCGCCCGCCgccgccagcagcagcagctgctcatgcagcagcagcacaacacGTCCACGCAGCAGAATCACACGTCGTAGGTGAGGCGCTTCATGGCTGTGGCAGGGGGGGGAGCTCATTTGTGTCAAGTTCCAAACTTGGATGACCTGCCAAACCTGACAGAAACTTGCTCTCAGCTTGTTCTCGTCATTGTCGGTCAGGTTGttccagaagaagaaaaagtaagGCCCATGCGATGTCTGCAGGATCTCTTGGAGATGTCCGAAGTTCTTGGATTTAGCACAACTCTCGCGTCGTCAATCCTGGCCTTCCTGAGCTGAAAAACAACGCAAGCGTTTTGTCCCAAATTTGGTgcttgggaggggaaaaaaaggaacttttttttaaccatcttgTCTTtccattggtttttttttcccgtctgaaagtgtttgttttgagcattgtttttgagacaaaaaaattgttttaatggTAGCAAAAGACTCGTTTTGTATTCGGTAGCTTTAGCAATAAACACAAGCAGACAAATGTCATTGAAATCTATTATGTGGATTAGGAATTTGTACTCATCGATGAATAATGTTCTAAAAATAAGAGCAAAAATATTAATGTATTTCCTATTGTCTCACAAacgtatttcatttttaaatcctTTGTCATAATTTCCTCTCTCCCTTGTTTTGGTGCAATAATTCTCTATTAGACGAGCAGAATGTCAGCTTCTTCCAACCCAAATAACACCAGATTTATCTTTATTTGTCATAGTTAATTTATATTAACAATCAGAGTTTTATTGTTCCCtttgtgaacattttgaaaGATTATTATAGAAGATCTTTACATTGTGCAGATGATGTGGGTGGTGGTATTTTGACAATCATTGCTGGTGAAAATGTGGAATGTTTCTTTCCTCGGATACAATAATCcagtgttccttctttcttcttcaaacatttcattttgtttgaatgtgcGTGTGCCTCCGTGCGTGTGTTTATATTTTCTTTCCTTACTATTTTGTCTTCTAGTCATCCCAGACCgaccaaaaaacccccaaaagaatatacactttatcctcacattttATAATATTCATGAGTGATCACTTCATTTAAAGTGTAACACGTGACACACTGCCAGATTTGTACcagtgatgataataataataaacatgatacattttgggGGTCGCATCGCGTTTTTTTCTATCTTGGAATcgtttaaataaattaaaaaagacattGTTGATATGGAATTGTTATAAATACTAtatttgtataaataaatatgttctTGTGTACAGTGAAAAAAGTGCCCTTGTTTTCACTATATTTTCCCCACGAGATGAATATAGGATCCATCTCTCTATCgatctatctgtctatcgatCTAGCTGTCTATGCTCCCTAACGCAAGGGGGCAGCAGACTAGTATCAACACATTAGCCAAGGGCACACTAAAATAGCTTCCGTCGCATACCGGATCTCGACGTCGACGTGACAGGTAATGTCAATTATTCTCACTAATTGTCCGTTGACACGAAAAAAACTACCTGGCTGGCAATGTTTGGCGTGTGTATTGAAACAACAACAGTACTATATCAAGTTTATGGCTATTTAACTTGTTAAAGTTAAATGAGCCTCAAAGAACCATCGTGTGACGCAGCTAATAGCATGATCATTCTCATGAGTTTTGAAAATGGCGGGTCAAGTAGCCTTTTCAATGTTATGTCACGATGGGGGAAAACGCTTCTCTCAAAAAATTCGAATGTTTTGAAAGTTAAAGTGAAATACTAAATGAATTAATGTCAGGTAAAGATTTTTTATTTGGTGTTCGAGTTCTGAGTCAAGTAACGGAAGTGGAAAGAATGATGGCAATGAAACAGCTCCACCCAGTGGCACAATGCGACTCTACAACCAAGAGCTGGCATACTggtcaagaaagaaagaaaaatgacacaactcggctttatttttttttcgcgaTTTCACAACAACTGAAGGTGTAGCAAAGCACTTATGAGAAAACATGAGTTAAAAGGTTTACAATAGTCCCAATTTACACATGTTTAAAACATTATAGCTAATTGGTTGGTTGATGTAttggaaatatttaaaaaggtAGGTGACGAAGCACTCTGAATTGCATTTTTATGCCTATGATCAGCATGGTATCAACAAAGTTTAATTGAAAAAGTTATCTAAATGAAGCCCAACAAAACCTAGAATGGTAATGCACATTTTTCTGAAACGGCATGTCATACTAATCCTGGTTTGTTCGACACAGGCCTGGCCATTCCCGACATGACGCTTCTCATGGAAAAATGTCATGGCTGACATTTTGTGTTGCACACAAAGTTAGGGAGATCAGTGGACCTCAAGCCGACGCCTGGAATGCCTGCTATACTTGCCGTTGTCTCCCTGCCGCATTGGTGAGTGCCGCAAACAAAGCTATCAAGTGCAAATGAATCTCACAAGATACCATAAagtctcattttcattcattacgATAATGCTGAAAACATGTAGAAAAAAATAGACGCATGATATTACTACGGTAAGTTGTTCCACGTGTTTTTTACCGGAGTGCTGCACTGTTAGCACGTGATGTGAAAAGTAAGTGAAATCATATGCTTTTTGGCAAATTGTCATTTGTCGCTCTTTGTCgtttatcttttttaaaaaaagtgaatatttcACCCACTGTTTAGCAATACTACGAGTTCATACCACATCAAGTACTGTCATATGTTTTTGAGCAAGTTAATGTTATTTGGtcgttgtctattttttttttcacctcaggGTGACACCCTTGAAGTCACGATTCCCTCTCACACAAAGCCCCCGCCCCAATCCGACAAAACGTGCCATTAAAGGCCATTTGCTCTCGACTGTGGATGTGTTGATGAAATCATCAAGGGTGTTGATGATGACTCACATTTGGTTGGAAGGAACAAATAAGTACACTCGGTTGGCCCCTCACCAATTCCTCTCacgcgcccccaccccctccccttcacCATTCCCGTTGGTCACACTTGCTTTGATTTTTGACACCAACCACACCAGATTCCCCCGGTACAAAAGAAAACTTTTAATAAGTGTGtcaataaatgagcatttacaTTTCATATTTACAATTTGATGGCGCACTGTACAAAGAAACAACTGCCGAGTTCCTCACAGGATGTGGTAGACGGGGCTACCCGGCGTACACGGCTGCGTGTCGCCCGAGTTGGTGGGCGACGAGACAGCCTGGCCGGCTCGGCGACCGAATTGGGGCATTGAGAGCCGGTCCACGATGCTGGAAAGGCACTGCAGGCTGGACGCACCCGCCGGCTTGTCCGACAGACTCTCTGCAGAgagattattgttgttattcacCGGGAtaatggagtggggggggggccttagTGTGAGACGGCTCTTACCGTTCTTTGCGTAGGAATAAGCGCTGCTGTAGTTGAGCTGCTGCCACACAGGACTGTTGCTGTCCGGCtgaaagaaggagaaaaaaaaaacaagcagaataCATAAACATTTCTGCCCTTCCTGAGATTGTGGACAACCTAATAAATCCTGGGCTggtagggtcggggggggggggggggtggtgactTGAAGCCCAAAGCGGGACAGCGAGAgctccttcctttccttcccCAGCGTGGCCAATCGATTGAGTCCGTGCGAGCCACAGCAGCTTGTGCGAGATGACACTTTCTCCTTGTAAATCTGCGCCCGTCGTGGCAGAGGTACGCCAGGCGGTCGgaatgctctcttttttttttttttcctcgacctCTGTAAAATGGATTTTTAGCACCAGTGGGAAAGTCACCGCGAAAGGCGTACGGAGAGGCTAATGGTGGATGTCTCAGGGTGACATACGTGTGTATTTCTAAACTTCAACAAGTTTGTAGGACGAAGGCAAACTCAATGGCGACAGGGGTGCGCTAATTATGGGCGCCCATCCGTCTCTAAAACCCGGAAAGAATTTCTCTAAATTCTTAAAGGGTTGGTGGGAAAGTGAGGACTCGTAGTGGGAGTTTGACATGCGGGTGATCACGGGGTGCCGTAATTGAGGGGCAAGGGCCAGACGGGGTACAAATGGTAAATCGGACCCACCATCCACTGCCAAACATATTtggagatcccccccccccccccccttgcttgGCAGGGTGGCTTTTTAgggctggaggaggagaagtgAAGTGATTGGAATGAGTTCCCAATTGGAAATCGAGCTTTTTGTGACCCGGAATCAGTTTCTAAAACGGACATTTGTTTCTCGAGCGGTGTTCCTGGCGCATCCGTAGGTAGGCTAGGGGGGACATTATTAGTTTGACAGTTATTCCAAATTGGAAACGCTAGTTTGGCCAAATGGTGTCTACTGTTGGTAGGCCTTTGCGTGTCAGGGGTGCGCGAGGGTCTCACCATGCTGTCGGAGCAGCTGGACAAAGGGCTGGCGGGTTCGGAGCCGCTGTAGTAGTGGTCCACCTGCTCGCGGAGGAGCTCCTGGAGGCTCTCGATGTACTGGATGGCATTCCGCAGGATCTCCACCTTGGGCAGGCGTTGGCTGGGGTTGGCCGAGGTGCAGCGGCGCAGGGCCTCGAAGGCGTGGTTGACTTTCTTGAGGCGGCGGCGCTCTCGCATGGTGGCGGCGCGCCGGCGGTCCACGAAGCTGGACTTGCGCTTGCAGGCCTTGCAGGCCCACTGGAGGCAGTGGCCCGGCTGGTGCGGGGGCGCGCCCGGTGCCCGCACGTGCTCGTCTTCGTCCGAGTCGTCCTCGGCCAGGTGGAGGGCGTCCGGCGACGGGGCGGCGTAGTAGAGCTGCGACGCGGAGAAGACGTCCATGCTTTTGGGAGCGCTGGCCACCTCTGAGGGATGTGAGGGGTCCGCTGCCCACGGGCCCCCCTTTTATGCCCCGGGGCCCACATTGGCCAGATCTAATTACCGCGGCCCACTGGCCCTGCCCTATCCCtcctcgcacccccccccccccccacacccccgtgtCCTGCCTGCTGACATTCCCACATCTGCCCTTGCTGATCTTTTCCCACTCGGACCCCCTCGTGAGTCTGCCCCTGCTCCTCAAGACACGCTTTAGCAACCGCCAAGTTGACTTTGGGGAAAATCAAAAATGCGCAGCCGAATTAATTGCTCCGTGCGGCGCTGGCAGAGACGCGTGAACAAGCCGTGATTATTTTGTCAGGCCATTCGCATAATCGTTCGGTGTATCAATTCATTGATTCGCGGACGACATGGTCACGGGAATCGACGACTATTTTGATCATCGATGTATCGTTTAGAGGCCAGACCTCCAGTTTCAGACTGTCAACAGTAAATAGTGTGAGCTTCCAGAGCAAAGCAGGATGagtaccccctgcccccccccactatTTGGTGAATGTGTGAATGCCAAATTGCAAGTATGTGGGGAAAAGTGCCGACCGAAtagcttttatttttggggtaaacACAATCAACTGTTaactcatcctttttttttccccccacgtgAAAGTGGGAATGAGTGCCTAAAGTCGCCAAACCTCAACGTTCCATAGACGTCGGTGGCACTTGCGAGCGCCACTGGCCGCAGCTGCGAGGCAAAGGTGTCCCGTTTCAAGCAAACACCTCGGAGGCGTTGGCGCCAACCTTCATTCCACTCGCCACACTTTTTCCCACTTCCACTCGCGCTTCTTTGGCCAAACTTGAGCCGTGAAAGCTCATTGACGTCACACAGATGGCCCGGCGGCGCTTCCGAATGCGCCCTGCCGTCATTTCTTACACTTGCAAAGCTAATCTTCAGAGTCGCCGACAAAACTGTGCACATTTACTCTGATTTGGATCCAATAATTGCAATTTTATGTCGTTAGTTCacttgatatttagactttgcGTCATCAAGCTTGCGGGGAAGAAAAGTctctatttgttgttgtttttttttacaactcttAAGGTTTAAATTTGCTGgatt contains:
- the acss3 gene encoding acyl-CoA synthetase short-chain family member 3, mitochondrial isoform X1, which encodes MHAQISKVCTRSSSLGSRLWGVCVYGKTSTLQRGCAGDSRQAAAERYGRAFAAARDRPEQYWAEVGQDIRWFEPWSKTLHVEDPVFPNWFVGGKLNMCYNAVDRHVEGGRGEQAAIIYDSPVTSTKCIITYRELQDQVSRLAGVLVKNGVGKGDLVVIYMPMVPQAMFAMLACARIGAPHSLIFGGFASKELAVRIDHAKPKMIVTASFGIEPSRRVAYVPLVEKALELSSHRPSKVLVYCRDNMEKVSASGDSSLDWDEEMAVARPHDCVPVPSDHPLYILYTSGTTGTPKGVVRDTGGCAVMLKWTMSNIYGLQPGEVWWAASDLGWVVGHSYICYGPLLHGNSSVLYEGKPVGTPDPGAFFRVLAEHGAAAMFTAPTAVRAIRQQDPGARSGAAYPLPRLRAVFLAGERCDVETLEWAKRSFGTPVLDHWWQTETGSPITSTCIGLGNSLTPPAGQAGKPVPGYDVTVIDNHMRQVKPGTLGNIVVRLPLPPGAASSLWQNSDLFKRLYFTKFPGYYDTMDAGFVDPEGFLYIMSRSDDVINVAGHRLSTGALEESVLQHPAVADCAVVGLEDPLKGHVPLALCVLKSGVRQCQEEVARETVKLVRDTVGPVAAFRKVLFVRGLPKTRSGKIPRSSLGNLVNGKPYKISPTIEDPEVFEEIEKALRSHVA
- the acss3 gene encoding acyl-CoA synthetase short-chain family member 3, mitochondrial isoform X2; the encoded protein is MHAQISKVCTRSSSLGSRLWGVCVYGKTSTLQRGCAGDSRQAAAERYGRAFAAARDRPEQYWAEVGQDIRWFEPWSKTLHVEDPVFPNWFVGGKLNMCYNAVDRHVEGGRGEQAAIIYDSPVTSTKCIITYRELQDQVSRLAGVLVKNGVGKGDLVVIYMPMVPQAMFAMLACARIGAPHSLIFGGFASKELAVRIDHAKPKMIVTASFGIEPSRRVAYVPLVEKALELSSHRPSKVLVYCRDNMEKVSASGDSSLDWDEEMAVARPHDCVPVPSDHPLYILYTSGTTGTPKGVVRDTGGCAVMLKWTMSNIYGLQPGEVWWAASDLGWVVGHSYICYGPLLHGNSSVLYEGKPVGTPDPGAFFRVLAEHGAAAMFTAPTAVRAIRQQDPGARSGAAYPLPRLRAVFLAGERCDVETLEWAKRSFGTPVLDHWWQTETGSPITSTCIGLGNSLTPPAGQAGKPVPGYDVTVIDNHMRQVKPGTLGNIVVRLPLPPGAASSLWQNSDLFKRLYFTKFPGYYDTMDAGFVDPEGFLYIMSRSDDVINVAGHRLSTGALEEVRVRFCSTRQWPTAPWWAWRTR
- the acss3 gene encoding acyl-CoA synthetase short-chain family member 3, mitochondrial isoform X4, coding for MLKWTMSNIYGLQPGEVWWAASDLGWVVGHSYICYGPLLHGNSSVLYEGKPVGTPDPGAFFRVLAEHGAAAMFTAPTAVRAIRQQDPGARSGAAYPLPRLRAVFLAGERCDVETLEWAKRSFGTPVLDHWWQTETGSPITSTCIGLGNSLTPPAGQAGKPVPGYDVTVIDNHMRQVKPGTLGNIVVRLPLPPGAASSLWQNSDLFKRLYFTKFPGYYDTMDAGFVDPEGFLYIMSRSDDVINVAGHRLSTGALEESVLQHPAVADCAVVGLEDPLKGHVPLALCVLKSGVRQCQEEVARETVKLVRDTVGPVAAFRKVLFVRGLPKTRSGKIPRSSLGNLVNGKPYKISPTIEDPEVFEEIEKALRSHVA